From the genome of Salvia splendens isolate huo1 chromosome 7, SspV2, whole genome shotgun sequence:
TGAACTAACCTTAAAAAGGTCGATATTACTGGGAATCCCTTCGATCATGGCAGCATCGATGGTCGCTTGCGTTTTCTCGACTACCTTGCACTTGTCTCTGCAAGTCATCGACGCCTTCTCAACTAAACTCAAGTCAGCCACAACGAGGTTCTTGCTAAGCACAACTCCGTGTCTGATCGAAGCATTCTTCCAAAAGGCTAACGAAGCACTAGTTCCCCACGATGCTGACCGCCTCCATTTCCGCAAGTAGACACTTCCGTCTATGTCAAAAACATGGCTGCTTCTCTCAGAAGCCTCGCCGTTGGGTCTCACAAGCGCCTCCTCTGGCTCAGTGTCGAATTCCGGTAGTTTCTTGATTACCGTCCCGCCCCAGAAATTTACGGCGAGGGTTTGAAGGACGACCTCCCCGTATGGCGCATTGCGTAAATATGAAAACTGAGTCAGCTTAAATGGTTCGTCGAATGTCCTCTTCATAAACTGGAGAGCTTGAAGCCTAGCAATGGCGTTTATGGCATGAGCAACGGCTCTATCCTTCCCTTTGTGAGCACCGTATATGTCATACACCGACTCATCGTTATCCATAGGTCCATATTCGCGTATGAATTTGTATAATCCGATAATTTCACTTATGAATGCATACCATACATCCCTCCTCACCTCACCACCTAAATCGACAAATTCAAGAACCAACGACACAGACCTGCAAGTAAATTTTTAAAGCTTATACAAAACTTCAACTTCGAGTCTGGCTATTTTTGACTGAAATAGGAAGATTTCAAGCAAACTCCAATACATAATTTATCTGGAAATAAGGTCAGAGAAGCTTACTCACTCCGGACCAGATGTGATGGAGATTGCAGAGTCGAAAACATTTGATCCCAAGGGTCCCACTCTTGCCTTTTCGACTCTTGAATCAGGATGAGTAAGATCTAGCCTTACAGATTTTTTCGATCCGACCAAGCTAGCTGCCTGAATAAAAAACCATTACTCAAAAAAGGTTCTAAGAAAATTTAGCATCAAAATACTCTATTCACTCGAAGACAATACCTCAAAGTAAAGTGCATGGTCGGTCAACGTGACCTTTCCTGGCCATGCCATTTCCTTTTCCCATTTTAGAACAGGCTGCTTTCGACTGGAACCAAGACAAAGGATTTGTTCCTTAGGAAATTGTAAGGTCTCCTGGAATTGATGTGATTTTCGGCCTTCATGCACTCTATAAATTGGGAAGGAATTTGTGGATAGAAATCAATCGCGGTCATGAAACATAAGGCATCAGTACCAAATTCGAGATAAAAATGCTCACTTGACAAGTTCGGTAATATATGTTGACCATATGCTAAATGAGATGCCCCTTTCATCACCAGCTAAAGCTTTAAAAAGATTATGTGCAGTGGGACAATCAGCTACACCAGAAACTGCAGGAGCAATACGAATAAAAGCCTCTTCTCCCACGAGCTTCTTCTACAAGTTCGAAAACAGATCTTTGGTCACACATCTCAATGTCTGTATATGTCTTGTAAAAGAGACTAATTGTCACATTTCACCAGTTCTATGAGAATagtttgaaccctaatttttctGTATTTCTAGAATTTCAGTTGAACAAGGCAGATTTCCTCATAGGCCTCCAATAATGCATGATAAAAATTGGGTAGCATTTCTCGAAAATATGATACTTAAGGCAATACACAAGAATGTTGGTAGATGATAATATATGGGATCCACTTTGAGAAGTTAATTTAACAAAGGTAACAATAAGATGGCAATATGCAAGTAATCGGATAATGACTATATAAGGAAAACCGAACAGATAGGCAATACCTGAAAATGACTCCATTTGAATGATTTGAGTCGGTTACCCTTCCCTTGTCGTAGTGGATTCTCCCATGCAAGCATAGTTATAAAAACTAGCCTCTGAAATGCAGGTTCCTGGTATCAGAAGCAAAAAAGACCAATTATAAGTAAATGCCAATAACTTAGACACTCCAGCTAACACAAGAGAAATGGGTGTACTGAAATGAGAAATCGGAGAACATTGAGTTAGTGGTCGAGTCTGAACGTTTGAAGGAATAATGGAGTGTGAGCAGAGTGGCATGTGGTATGACAGCGAACATAAGAAGGGGAAAATGCAATATTATGGGATGAACTTTGTGGGAAACAATGCAGCAACACACTAACCTTGAGGCTCGGATGAACTTCAACATTATTCCTTGACAAAAACCTGAAGAAGCAATACTCCACCAAATAACGTGGATCGTTATAAACTGATTTTGGAACAAGTGCTTTAAATATTCTTTGCACTTTCTGTCCTGTCAATCCATTCATCCTGCATATCTTAGACGTGGGAAAAGTCAAAAATTAATTCCTCCATACCAGCAAGATGTATTGCTTCAATTTTTAACCTTGTCTATACACATAATGTGGAAAGGAAAACGCATAACGTAAGTATGAAGGatgaaaaaactgaaaaacagTAACTTTACCGGCTAAATTGTTCAATGGAAACGATGGCAGCTTCAGAAAGCTCCCCTCCAGAAGTTCTTGAATCAACAGTCTGTTCAATCATAAATATATCATCTGTATCTTCAGTGTCATTCTGAGGGCTAGGCTTTCGCTCATGAACAGACTTTACGAGTGGAGAAGCCACTTCATTCAAAAAGTTTTGAGTCTTTGATAGCAATTGGTTAACTGACTGTTGCATTGAATCTGTCAACCAAAAGACTTTAGTTGTAACATAGGCGCAACATATACAGTTTTCTGGAATTATCACATGATAAGTAAAAAACAACCCGACCAGAAAAAGACAACTGTTTGGCAAGAAGGAAATACATCTGAAGAAAGTACATATTCTAGTAAAATGTCATCTTCATAGACACTATCTTAAGTATATATATCTAGATAGTAGTTTTTAGGCCTCGGAAACGCTAAACACTTCCTATGTTTCCTTCCCATACATTGTTTACTCTCTTACACCCCTCTTTTGTTGATCATTGGAATAGGTCTAACTAGTAACTTTTACAGTTTTACTTACTCTCCTAGTACCATGATTATGCGGCAAGACGGATATTCAATTCCTTTTCGATCCATCATCAAGAATTAAATGGTCAGTCAGCATGAAAGAGATATAAAGGATGCAACTTTCCTTTTGAACTACTTCATATTCTTGATTCTACAAACACCTTCCTCAACTACACAAGTTTCAAATGGTTTTTTTCTATAGCCTACAACAGAATATAGAACTTTTTGTAGCATATTTTAGAAACTTATTGCTGGCAAACAATCAGAAAAACAAGCAAACCTCGTACCATAATGAATAAACTAGTTTCAACTGCTCGAAAGGCCATAAGCAGCAaaatcaaacacacacacacacacacacacacacacacaaaatcaagaaactgaAACTCACTTGCATCAATATCATTGAGCTTCCAATTCATAGCGCCGAGAGACTGCCCCACCAGATTGAATCCAAATCTGTTATTATCCGAGGAATTTGGAGAATCAGAGGAACCATTCTTTACACAGCAAGCAATCTTGAAGAGCTGATTCTTGTGCTTATGATGTGAAGTTACAGAAGAAGATTTAGGGGTTAGGCTTATTGTGTGAGGTGATTCGGGTGGGAACCGAGAGAGCATGTTTCAGACTAAGATTCTCTCCCCAATAATCAAGATTTCATGATCCCAGGTTTGCCAGAGAGGAATGATTTGTTGTCTCAGCTTTAAAGATGCGTTCTTTAAATTCTTGATTTAAGATTATGGGCAAAGAGATAAACATTGCTGAAAACGACGAATTAGCAGGAAGAGATGATTAAAGACATCAATAAGGAAGCAGCAGCCAAGGGCTACTTCGAGAAGTAAACGCTGAGCTGAGAAAAAGTTGGGTCATTTTGTACGGCTAAAAAATAAGTTACCATGAAAAAGTTcagattttttttgtaatacTTAAAAACTATGACGATGATAGaccttgtgttttttttttaattttaatgctGATTATAGAGTTAAGGAAggattatgaaattattaatcACCAAGAAATCCTCTCTCACCTACTCCAAAAATTATTGGGGTATGgagtggagtaatatttttctttcattacCACGTGctgaattatttatttattcgtCCTAATAAGAAAAAAGAGAGCAAATAggtgaggaagaagaaaaacaTGTGTGGAAATATCTACAAGGCTAAAACTGTTCAATTAAACGTAGTAAACCAAAGTTAATTGACTTGTAACATTTGATTTATTTGTgcaaaatcaaaattgaataaaatcaaATGGGATTTCCAATACATCAATTTATCACGTGAATGACAAAAAAATCAATACTCATAAAtcagaagtttttttttttctttcaaatccagataatttttagtatttgaAATCCAAAAAAAGTGgttgataaattattttattgcgtccaaaataataaaaaagaaaaaagaaaaaacaccAACAACAACAATTGATGAGTATCAGTAACATAGACTGAAGCGAAACCACATCTCCCATGGCCTTATCCACTCTCTCTCCACCCTTCACCACtcactcctcctcctccttgcTCCCCAAGCTCCACCACCCCTCCGCCGCCGCTCCTTTTCCGGCCAGCAACCACACCACCTCTCTGTCAACCTCTCCTACTCCACCAGTTTTGCTGAAATGGAGAGCAAATGTATCCTTCTTCACTGGTTTCCTCAACAACAACAAAACCAAGAACCCAGAACCCATCAAGCAAGAGCTTC
Proteins encoded in this window:
- the LOC121741840 gene encoding uncharacterized protein LOC121741840 isoform X1, which gives rise to MLSRFPPESPHTISLTPKSSSVTSHHKHKNQLFKIACCVKNGSSDSPNSSDNNRFGFNLVGQSLGAMNWKLNDIDANSMQQSVNQLLSKTQNFLNEVASPLVKSVHERKPSPQNDTEDTDDIFMIEQTVDSRTSGGELSEAAIVSIEQFSRMNGLTGQKVQRIFKALVPKSVYNDPRYLVEYCFFRFLSRNNVEVHPSLKEPAFQRLVFITMLAWENPLRQGKGNRLKSFKWSHFQKKLVGEEAFIRIAPAVSGVADCPTAHNLFKALAGDERGISFSIWSTYITELVKVHEGRKSHQFQETLQFPKEQILCLGSSRKQPVLKWEKEMAWPGKVTLTDHALYFEAASLVGSKKSVRLDLTHPDSRVEKARVGPLGSNVFDSAISITSGPESVSLVLEFVDLGGEVRRDVWYAFISEIIGLYKFIREYGPMDNDESVYDIYGAHKGKDRAVAHAINAIARLQALQFMKRTFDEPFKLTQFSYLRNAPYGEVVLQTLAVNFWGGTVIKKLPEFDTEPEEALVRPNGEASERSSHVFDIDGSVYLRKWRRSASWGTSASLAFWKNASIRHGVVLSKNLVVADLSLVEKASMTCRDKCKVVEKTQATIDAAMIEGIPSNIDLFKELVLPLTLTAKNFERLRRWDDPLVTASFLGLVYTLIFRNLMSYIFPVTLMIFAAGMLVLKGLKEQGRLGRFFGKVTIYDQPPSNTIQKIIALKEAMREVEKSLQNVNVALLKIRSIILAGHPQVTMEIALALLVGSTVLLLVPFKYVLACLIFDVFTRELEFRRAMVEAFDNFLKERWDGVPAAPVVVLPVEEKEEEEKKQVEKLKPERS
- the LOC121741840 gene encoding uncharacterized protein LOC121741840 isoform X2 — protein: MLSRFPPESPHTISLTPKSSSVTSHHKHKNQLFKIACCVKNGSSDSPNSSDNNRFGFNLVGQSLGAMNWKLNDIDANSMQQSVNQLLSKTQNFLNEVASPLVKSVHERKPSPQNDTEDTDDIFMIEQTVDSRTSGGELSEAAIVSIEQFSRMNGLTGQKVQRIFKALVPKSVYNDPRYLVEYCFFRFLSRNNVEVHPSLKEPAFQRLVFITMLAWENPLRQGKGNRLKSFKWSHFQKKLVGEEAFIRIAPAVSGVADCPTAHNLFKALAGDERGISFSIWSTYITELVKVHEGRKSHQFQETLQFPKEQILCLGSSRKQPVLKWEKEMAWPGKVTLTDHALYFEAASLVGSKKSVRLDLTHPDSRVEKARVGPLGSNVFDSAISITSGPESVSLVLEFVDLGGEVRRDVWYAFISEIIGLYKFIREYGPMDNDESVYDIYGAHKGKDRAVAHAINAIARLQALQFMKRTFDEPFKLTQFSYLRNAPYGEVVLQTLAVNFWGGTVIKKLPEFDTEPEEALVRPNGEASERSSHVFDIDGSVYLRKWRRSASWGTSASLAFWKNASIRHGVVLSKNLVVADLSLVEKASMTCRDKCKVVEKTQATIDAAMIEGIPSNIDLFKELVLPLTLTAKNFERLRRWDDPLVTASFLGLVYTLIFRDVSTEGAQGARPTREILRESYYIRPASIEHDPEDYCSEGSHARGGEVAPECERRTAQDSLHHSRRAPSGDDGDRACAAGWLDRSSAGAVQVCARVLDF
- the LOC121741840 gene encoding uncharacterized protein LOC121741840 isoform X3, with translation MNGLTGQKVQRIFKALVPKSVYNDPRYLVEYCFFRFLSRNNVEVHPSLKEPAFQRLVFITMLAWENPLRQGKGNRLKSFKWSHFQKKLVGEEAFIRIAPAVSGVADCPTAHNLFKALAGDERGISFSIWSTYITELVKVHEGRKSHQFQETLQFPKEQILCLGSSRKQPVLKWEKEMAWPGKVTLTDHALYFEAASLVGSKKSVRLDLTHPDSRVEKARVGPLGSNVFDSAISITSGPESVSLVLEFVDLGGEVRRDVWYAFISEIIGLYKFIREYGPMDNDESVYDIYGAHKGKDRAVAHAINAIARLQALQFMKRTFDEPFKLTQFSYLRNAPYGEVVLQTLAVNFWGGTVIKKLPEFDTEPEEALVRPNGEASERSSHVFDIDGSVYLRKWRRSASWGTSASLAFWKNASIRHGVVLSKNLVVADLSLVEKASMTCRDKCKVVEKTQATIDAAMIEGIPSNIDLFKELVLPLTLTAKNFERLRRWDDPLVTASFLGLVYTLIFRNLMSYIFPVTLMIFAAGMLVLKGLKEQGRLGRFFGKVTIYDQPPSNTIQKIIALKEAMREVEKSLQNVNVALLKIRSIILAGHPQVTMEIALALLVGSTVLLLVPFKYVLACLIFDVFTRELEFRRAMVEAFDNFLKERWDGVPAAPVVVLPVEEKEEEEKKQVEKLKPERS